One window of the Bacteroidota bacterium genome contains the following:
- a CDS encoding helix-turn-helix transcriptional regulator, with protein MDAKEKFKSKLLEAFSAHLHQPEFSVSFLADEVFFTTRRNLRRKAKLYLGESMKSFIIHARMHLAKQLIKAGSYESLDDLHLLVGYKSHRYFEKEFLKHHLLSPEEMLEEYKHQLDGTGQNKEGKTAIIKCPFCGS; from the coding sequence ATGGATGCGAAAGAAAAATTCAAAAGTAAGTTGTTGGAAGCTTTTTCAGCCCATCTTCACCAGCCTGAATTTTCGGTCAGTTTTTTGGCCGATGAAGTATTTTTTACCACCAGAAGAAATCTGCGCCGAAAAGCTAAGCTCTACTTAGGAGAAAGTATGAAATCATTTATCATTCATGCACGAATGCACCTCGCCAAACAGCTTATTAAGGCTGGTAGTTATGAAAGTCTGGACGATCTCCACCTGTTGGTGGGCTATAAAAGCCATCGGTATTTTGAAAAGGAATTTTTGAAACATCACCTACTCAGTCCAGAAGAAATGCTGGAGGAATACAAACACCAATTAGATGGAACCGGACAGAACAAGGAAGGAAAGACGGCGATTATAAAATGTCCGTTTTGTGGTAGCTAA